A genomic window from Trueperaceae bacterium includes:
- a CDS encoding nitrilase-related carbon-nitrogen hydrolase codes for MTTVRVALANLRQPTSVDDAVSLATAAVAEPGSYRPTTFGDPANTFHEKAILCRAAENTCYFASVNYASEGSGTTSAIAAPDGGLLCYQPYGREGLLVADLDLEAATGLLAGRLLTSPL; via the coding sequence ATGACCACCGTCAGGGTCGCGCTCGCCAACCTACGCCAGCCGACGTCCGTCGACGACGCGGTGAGCCTCGCCACCGCCGCCGTCGCCGAGCCCGGCAGCTACCGCCCCACGACGTTCGGCGACCCGGCCAACACCTTCCACGAGAAGGCCATCCTGTGCCGCGCGGCCGAGAACACCTGCTACTTCGCCTCGGTGAACTACGCCAGCGAGGGGTCGGGGACCACGTCGGCGATCGCGGCACCCGACGGCGGCCTCCTCTGTTACCAGCCCTACGGTCGGGAGGGGCTCCTCGTGGCCGACCTCGACCTGGAGGCGGCCACCGGTCTGCTGGCCGGCCGGCTGCTCACCTCTCCGCTGTAG
- a CDS encoding VOC family protein, translated as MTIKRLDHTVVVVDDLESAVAFFSALGMTVEGEGQLEGDWIDRVNGMDDVRVNIVLLRTPDGHGRLELTRFRSPDLVPVQPAVQPPNALGLRSIMFEVDSLDDALDIARRHGGVLMGEVAQYEDTYRLCYLRGPADIIVALAEDLRK; from the coding sequence ATGACGATCAAGAGGCTGGACCACACGGTAGTCGTCGTCGATGACCTCGAGTCGGCCGTCGCGTTCTTCTCGGCGCTGGGCATGACGGTCGAGGGCGAGGGGCAGCTCGAGGGCGACTGGATCGACCGCGTCAACGGCATGGACGACGTGCGCGTGAACATCGTGCTGCTGCGCACGCCGGACGGCCACGGGCGCCTGGAGCTGACGCGGTTCCGCAGCCCCGACCTCGTCCCGGTGCAGCCGGCGGTCCAGCCCCCGAACGCGCTCGGCCTGCGCAGCATCATGTTCGAGGTCGACAGCCTCGACGACGCCCTCGACATCGCCCGGAGGCACGGCGGCGTGCTTATGGGCGAGGTGGCCCAGTACGAGGACACCTACCGGCTCTGCTACCTGCGGGGACCGGCCGACATCATCGTCGCGCTGGCCGAGGACCTGCGGAAGTGA